One window of the Desulfovulcanus ferrireducens genome contains the following:
- a CDS encoding DEAD/DEAH box helicase family protein translates to MAVKLDKRLVLNEWLFRQLGYNDTKHGMKHLSRVLRNEKNGWDEQNVFYFRRQLEVCLPEKRALTNDLLMEYDRNIFEHWQAITKNRRFKEHRDIFPLYFQYLALLFTEYYLDRWTRDKQQQTTTLLDELNTFRKTFNHRFTERGAASDRIQLYTEQDLTKLAFWIATGGGKTLIMHCNILQLKHYLEKRKLTRFLNKYLLITPNEGLTNQHIDEFSLSGIPAMRYKPDQNRHNLFLVEIIEITKLKEKTGVSTVAVEQFSRNNVVMVDEGHRGSGGDEWFNKRQQLCAEGFSFEYSATFGQSVNALSGAKQKEMSQLYAKSILFDYSYKFFFGDGYGKDFHILNFSQDGSASQDELHKLYLTACLLRFYQQCRLYRDNHRKYVSYLVDDPLMVFVGGSVTGHRRQTHDTDVVTALRFFADFVTDEQTSIHHLVLLLRQLDELYDSEGLVFRNAFNYVRKLFSPTEPDSATRLFRDILRVVFNTAGRGLLHAVYLEGSGNEIGLRVGEGGEYFGVINVGEPKKLWNLLQEQHGKTIVCSEQQFSVSLFDNIKSHNSKIRLLIGAKKFTEGWSCWRVSCMGLINVGRKEGSQIIQLFGRGVRLKGLNFCLKRSRHIPDVEHPEFIEELETLNVFGIRADYMQAFNEYIDEEDMLSEKKIEANSLPTIKNLARTEQKIILPQKDMADFKKEVKANLHRCENIRTKVSADWYGRLDSKTKRHALHSDEGNTLEPTYLKPENLKFLDYDRLYMELLHFKKQNAMYNLEISRDSIRELLSQNDWYDLFIPEHMLEFTSFEKVQLWQEIAADLLKRYCRKFYNFKKSNAYSSCACECLS, encoded by the coding sequence ATGGCTGTGAAACTCGATAAACGCCTGGTGCTGAACGAATGGCTTTTCAGACAACTGGGCTACAATGACACCAAACATGGGATGAAGCACCTCAGCCGGGTTCTCCGGAATGAAAAAAACGGCTGGGACGAGCAGAATGTCTTTTACTTCCGCCGACAGCTGGAGGTGTGCCTGCCTGAAAAACGCGCGCTCACCAACGACCTCCTGATGGAATACGACCGGAACATTTTTGAACATTGGCAAGCCATCACAAAAAATCGAAGGTTCAAAGAGCATCGCGATATTTTTCCGCTTTACTTTCAGTATCTGGCCCTACTCTTCACGGAATACTACCTGGACCGTTGGACCCGTGACAAACAACAGCAGACAACAACGCTCCTGGATGAACTTAATACGTTCCGCAAAACCTTCAACCATCGTTTCACTGAACGCGGGGCTGCGTCAGACCGGATTCAACTATACACTGAACAGGATTTAACAAAACTTGCCTTCTGGATTGCCACCGGCGGCGGTAAGACTCTGATCATGCACTGTAATATTCTTCAATTGAAACATTACCTCGAAAAACGCAAATTGACTCGCTTCCTCAACAAGTATCTACTCATCACACCTAATGAAGGACTTACCAATCAGCACATTGACGAGTTCAGTCTATCTGGCATCCCTGCTATGCGCTATAAGCCGGACCAGAACCGGCATAATCTTTTTCTTGTTGAGATTATTGAAATTACAAAACTAAAAGAAAAAACCGGCGTTAGTACTGTAGCCGTAGAACAATTCTCACGGAATAATGTAGTCATGGTTGACGAAGGTCACCGTGGTTCTGGGGGAGACGAATGGTTCAACAAACGCCAGCAGCTCTGCGCCGAAGGCTTTTCTTTTGAATATTCCGCTACTTTCGGCCAATCCGTTAACGCTCTTTCAGGTGCGAAACAAAAAGAGATGAGCCAGCTTTATGCCAAGAGCATCCTCTTTGACTACTCATACAAGTTCTTCTTCGGTGATGGTTATGGGAAGGATTTTCATATTCTGAACTTTAGCCAGGATGGCAGCGCCAGTCAGGATGAGCTTCACAAGCTGTATCTTACAGCCTGCCTGCTTCGTTTTTACCAACAATGCCGTCTGTACCGGGACAACCACCGCAAATACGTTTCCTATCTGGTTGATGACCCATTGATGGTATTTGTGGGTGGTTCTGTAACCGGACACCGCCGGCAAACCCATGACACCGATGTGGTCACTGCTCTTCGCTTCTTTGCGGACTTCGTGACCGATGAGCAGACCAGCATTCACCACCTTGTTCTGCTGCTTCGCCAGCTGGACGAATTGTACGACAGTGAAGGACTGGTTTTCCGTAATGCGTTTAACTATGTCCGAAAGCTGTTTTCACCTACCGAACCTGATTCGGCCACGCGTCTTTTCCGGGATATTCTTCGTGTTGTTTTCAATACAGCCGGACGCGGCCTTTTACATGCTGTTTATCTCGAGGGCAGCGGCAATGAAATAGGGCTACGCGTGGGCGAAGGGGGCGAGTATTTTGGGGTCATCAATGTGGGAGAGCCAAAAAAACTCTGGAATTTGCTTCAGGAGCAGCACGGGAAAACTATTGTCTGCTCTGAACAGCAATTTTCTGTTTCCCTCTTTGACAATATCAAGTCCCATAACAGTAAAATCCGGCTTCTGATTGGAGCAAAAAAATTTACGGAAGGTTGGAGCTGCTGGCGGGTGAGCTGCATGGGTTTGATTAACGTAGGCCGCAAAGAAGGTTCCCAGATCATACAGCTTTTCGGTCGCGGGGTACGTCTGAAAGGTTTGAACTTCTGTCTGAAGCGAAGCAGGCATATACCTGATGTTGAACATCCAGAGTTTATCGAAGAACTTGAGACATTGAATGTGTTCGGGATACGAGCCGACTATATGCAAGCGTTCAATGAATATATCGATGAAGAAGATATGCTATCTGAAAAGAAGATAGAAGCCAATTCTCTCCCAACAATCAAAAACCTGGCCCGGACTGAGCAGAAAATTATCCTGCCTCAAAAAGATATGGCGGATTTCAAAAAGGAAGTAAAAGCGAACCTTCATCGCTGTGAAAATATTCGGACTAAAGTATCGGCTGATTGGTATGGCCGACTGGACAGCAAGACGAAGCGGCACGCTCTGCATTCGGACGAGGGTAATACACTTGAACCCACTTACCTGAAGCCTGAAAATCTCAAGTTTCTTGATTACGACCGGCTCTACATGGAATTGCTTCACTTCAAAAAACAGAATGCCATGTACAATCTTGAAATCAGCCGTGATTCAATTCGGGAGCTGCTTTCTCAAAACGATTGGTATGACTTGTTTATTCCTGAGCACATGTTGGAGTTTACGAGTTTTGAGAAGGTACAGTTATGGCAGGAGATTGCAGCAGACCTGTTGAAAAGATACTGTCGCAAATTCTACAATTTCAAAAAAAGCAATGCGTATAGTTCCTGTGCCTGCGAATGTCTGAGCTGA
- a CDS encoding site-specific DNA-methyltransferase, with translation MNKFDELVAKLEELFELDKANLDFGIHRIIKKKHKQIHEYLHKRLPEKVRQVLSDLAQNNAQDKLKEVRQQCGSSFGVDAFEPDGALAKKRQSLPLGKQYMERFESAQQSVDANRLEAEVYSHLYEFFSRYYESGDFMSLRRYSNKQKYAIPYNGEEIILHWANKDQYYIKSSEDLKDYTFTIEEKGHKLRVKFKLTRMDAVQNNNKAVRAFVLDEEADIETTDDTLVIPFHFKIFDRKPTAKQVIERLEAAIEAKIPARWKKSLWADDQTYTGKNTRTILQKHLQNFTKKNTGDYFIHKDLGGFLRQELDFYIKNEVMYLDDVDNRPANYLEGEIRKIKAIRAVAKDLIDFLAQFEDFQKKLWLKKKFVVETNYCITLDRVPEELYPVIVENERQWEEWRKLGFIGKAETPSPELLKEKQYMVLDTAFYPEKFKYKLLASIEDIDEQIDGLLIHSENFQALNLLQKRYREQVKCIYIDPPYNTKKDDFRYKDGYKHSSWATLLSDRLSLSSRLQHSTGLLFISIDEHEVATLRHVANTVLGPNSFVAELIWNTQHSQQNGLFSPYHEYVQVYSLIPSNELDNFEGGDGKIEAGAMKKISRANPESEFDFPAGVPWLADDGVDLSGTWGGMEKVTLVRGRMVCEAGKLKYPVTLKAGWTQKKQMEQFFYGNRPVYDSKGQEVTGFFFTRTGKLKITKKRTRITPSTLLPKFGTVSNATASLASMFGKEIFGRPKPVKMLQYLIGLPTTHHSTDFILDYFAGSGTTGHAVVNLNREDGGKRKYILVEMGDYFDTVLKPRIQKVIYSKDWLDGKPTAPETGVSHCFKYIRLESYEDTLNNLEFEDRQVDLLGLMEEVQEEYLLHYMLDVETRGSLLKLDHFEDPFNCMLKIYTRETGKAEPKRIDLPDTFNYLLGLRVRKVRIKDGFLTIEGENPAGETVLVIWRNVKEKNNAALEEFVSGTLRINPADTEYQAIYINGDTTLNDPHNKIMLTEEVFLNLMFDVESL, from the coding sequence ATGAATAAATTCGATGAACTTGTCGCCAAGCTGGAGGAACTTTTTGAGCTCGACAAGGCAAACCTGGATTTTGGCATTCACCGGATCATAAAGAAGAAACATAAGCAAATTCATGAATACTTGCATAAACGACTACCGGAAAAAGTTAGACAAGTTTTAAGCGATCTGGCTCAAAACAACGCTCAGGACAAACTCAAGGAGGTGCGCCAACAGTGTGGATCTTCGTTCGGCGTTGATGCTTTTGAACCTGACGGAGCACTTGCGAAAAAGCGGCAATCCCTCCCTCTTGGGAAGCAATACATGGAACGGTTTGAGTCAGCTCAACAGTCTGTTGATGCCAACCGTCTGGAAGCCGAAGTCTATTCTCATCTCTATGAGTTCTTCAGCCGCTATTATGAAAGCGGCGATTTCATGTCGCTTCGGCGCTACAGCAACAAGCAAAAATACGCCATTCCTTACAACGGGGAGGAAATCATACTCCATTGGGCCAACAAAGATCAATATTACATCAAGTCCTCGGAAGACCTGAAAGACTACACCTTCACCATAGAGGAAAAGGGCCACAAGCTCCGAGTAAAATTTAAACTAACGCGCATGGATGCGGTTCAAAACAATAACAAGGCTGTAAGGGCCTTCGTCCTTGATGAAGAAGCAGACATTGAAACCACAGATGACACGCTGGTCATTCCGTTTCATTTTAAAATTTTTGACCGTAAACCAACAGCAAAACAGGTAATAGAGAGACTTGAAGCTGCTATCGAGGCTAAAATACCTGCGAGGTGGAAGAAAAGTCTATGGGCCGATGATCAAACATACACCGGCAAGAATACCAGGACGATTCTTCAAAAACATTTGCAGAACTTCACAAAGAAAAACACAGGCGACTATTTTATCCACAAAGATCTTGGCGGATTTTTAAGGCAGGAGCTGGATTTCTACATTAAAAACGAAGTGATGTACCTGGATGACGTGGACAACCGCCCAGCAAACTATCTGGAAGGTGAAATCCGTAAGATCAAGGCAATCCGTGCCGTGGCAAAGGATTTGATCGATTTTTTGGCCCAGTTCGAGGATTTCCAAAAAAAACTGTGGCTGAAAAAGAAATTTGTTGTGGAAACAAACTACTGCATAACTCTGGATAGAGTGCCAGAGGAACTTTATCCCGTGATTGTAGAAAACGAGCGGCAGTGGGAAGAATGGCGTAAACTTGGCTTTATCGGAAAAGCTGAAACGCCATCTCCGGAGTTGCTTAAAGAAAAGCAATATATGGTGCTCGATACAGCCTTCTACCCGGAAAAATTCAAATACAAACTACTTGCCTCTATTGAAGATATAGACGAACAAATCGACGGTCTGCTGATCCACTCGGAAAACTTTCAGGCCTTAAATCTGTTGCAGAAACGATACCGGGAACAGGTGAAGTGTATTTATATTGATCCGCCATATAATACAAAAAAAGACGACTTCCGTTACAAGGATGGCTATAAACACTCATCATGGGCAACATTGCTCAGTGATCGTCTTTCATTATCCTCCAGGTTACAACACTCAACCGGACTTTTATTTATCAGTATCGATGAGCATGAGGTCGCAACATTGAGACATGTGGCTAATACTGTTCTTGGTCCGAACTCCTTTGTTGCCGAGTTGATCTGGAACACTCAACATAGCCAACAGAACGGTTTGTTCTCACCTTATCATGAATATGTTCAAGTCTATTCTCTTATTCCCAGCAACGAGTTAGATAATTTTGAAGGAGGCGACGGAAAAATTGAAGCCGGCGCTATGAAAAAAATATCAAGAGCAAATCCTGAGAGTGAATTTGATTTTCCAGCAGGTGTGCCGTGGTTAGCTGATGATGGAGTTGATCTTTCAGGGACTTGGGGTGGTATGGAAAAAGTTACTTTGGTGAGGGGGAGGATGGTATGTGAAGCTGGAAAATTAAAGTATCCTGTAACATTAAAGGCTGGTTGGACCCAGAAGAAACAAATGGAGCAATTTTTCTATGGAAACAGACCTGTTTACGATTCTAAAGGCCAGGAAGTTACAGGTTTTTTCTTCACTAGAACTGGCAAACTTAAAATTACCAAAAAAAGAACTCGCATCACTCCAAGTACATTACTTCCTAAATTCGGGACTGTCTCCAATGCCACTGCTAGCCTTGCCTCAATGTTTGGTAAGGAGATATTCGGCAGACCTAAACCAGTAAAAATGCTCCAATATCTTATTGGTTTGCCAACCACTCACCATTCAACTGACTTTATTCTCGACTACTTTGCCGGTTCCGGCACAACCGGCCATGCAGTTGTCAATCTCAACCGCGAGGATGGCGGGAAACGGAAGTATATCCTTGTGGAGATGGGTGACTATTTTGACACGGTGCTCAAGCCGCGTATTCAAAAAGTCATTTACTCAAAGGATTGGTTAGACGGTAAACCAACCGCGCCAGAGACAGGCGTAAGTCACTGCTTCAAATATATCCGCCTGGAGAGCTACGAAGACACCCTAAACAATCTAGAGTTTGAAGACCGACAAGTAGACCTACTGGGCCTCATGGAAGAAGTGCAGGAAGAGTACTTGCTTCATTACATGCTGGATGTGGAGACCCGCGGCTCACTCCTCAAGCTTGACCATTTTGAAGATCCGTTCAACTGCATGCTAAAAATCTACACTCGCGAAACAGGGAAGGCGGAACCGAAAAGAATAGATTTGCCCGACACTTTCAACTACCTGCTGGGGTTACGGGTACGGAAAGTGCGCATAAAGGACGGCTTCCTGACCATCGAGGGTGAAAACCCGGCGGGAGAAACCGTGCTGGTCATTTGGCGGAATGTGAAGGAGAAGAACAACGCCGCCCTGGAAGAATTCGTTTCCGGAACTCTTCGCATTAACCCGGCGGATACTGAATACCAAGCGATCTATATCAACGGCGACACCACACTGAATGATCCGCACAATAAGATCATGCTCACCGAAGAAGTATTTCTTAACCTGATGTTTGATGTGGAAAGCCTGTAA
- the argB gene encoding acetylglutamate kinase: MEQEKLNAKILLEALPYIREFYGQTIVIKYGGHAMIDDSLKKSFALNVILLKYIGLNPVVVHGGGPQIGKMLDQLGIASQFREGLRVTDAATMDVVEMVLVGKVNKEIVNLLNLHGGRAVGFSGKDGRMIRARKLEMVINKKDAPPEIIDLGKVGEVVDVDITLIKSIQKEGFIPIIAPVGVDEEGETYNINADFVACAVASSLKAKKLILLTDVQGVLDEDGQIISSLNKRETVELIESGIARGGMIPKLKCCLEAVESGVEKAHILDGRVENSIILELFTRAGIGTEIYG, from the coding sequence ATGGAACAAGAAAAGTTAAATGCCAAGATTTTATTAGAAGCATTACCTTATATCCGCGAGTTCTATGGGCAGACTATAGTCATCAAGTATGGTGGTCATGCCATGATTGATGACTCTTTAAAAAAGAGCTTTGCCTTAAATGTGATCCTGCTAAAATATATCGGTTTGAATCCTGTGGTGGTTCATGGTGGAGGTCCGCAGATTGGAAAGATGCTCGATCAGTTGGGCATTGCCTCTCAATTTCGTGAGGGTCTGCGGGTCACTGATGCGGCGACCATGGATGTTGTGGAGATGGTCCTGGTGGGCAAGGTAAATAAGGAGATTGTAAATTTGCTCAATCTCCATGGAGGAAGAGCAGTTGGATTTTCGGGCAAAGATGGTCGCATGATCAGGGCCAGGAAGTTAGAAATGGTCATCAATAAAAAAGATGCGCCCCCGGAGATTATTGACCTTGGCAAGGTAGGCGAAGTGGTTGATGTGGACATAACCCTGATTAAATCTATACAAAAGGAAGGATTTATTCCCATTATTGCACCTGTGGGTGTTGATGAAGAGGGTGAAACCTATAATATTAACGCTGATTTTGTGGCCTGTGCTGTAGCCTCAAGCCTAAAGGCCAAGAAATTGATTTTACTTACGGATGTTCAAGGCGTCCTGGATGAAGATGGGCAGATTATTTCTTCCCTGAACAAGAGAGAGACTGTAGAGCTTATTGAAAGCGGTATAGCCAGAGGCGGAATGATTCCTAAGCTCAAGTGCTGTCTTGAGGCTGTTGAATCCGGTGTTGAAAAGGCACATATCCTTGATGGTCGTGTTGAGAATTCAATAATTCTGGAGCTCTTTACCCGGGCTGGAATTGGCACAGAAATATATGGATAG
- the coaE gene encoding dephospho-CoA kinase (Dephospho-CoA kinase (CoaE) performs the final step in coenzyme A biosynthesis.), translating into MDRVRSRESGVKDKGSETTRDSQVSESKDSNIYKELALTVPDNAHGQRLDVFLFSLGLEGGVARAKVQKWIKHGLVTINGRPITKPSFKISHGQEIRVLLPFHEGENKADPISGQLDVVYEDQHILVVNKPAGLTVHPAPGEEGPTLVNFLVYNYPRLAQKDSDRPGIVHRLDKDTSGLMLIALTEQARLKLVQDFSARQVHKEYLALVFGVPAGDEGEIDLPIGRHPRHKTKMAVVKKGGRTALSRYTVVLKDRLGMWSLLRVKIFTGRTHQIRVHLSHLGHPIIGDNVYGGTNFSLLGDRGKSASSLFKRQLLHAWCLGFSHPESGEEMEFTCPPPKDFWRAPLLLKRETQRIVLTGNPGSGKSEVLKCFRKFGVPVFSADEEVAELYQPGGDGWFILRQRFGQEFIAPETGEVDKKKLFAEMVASDSFRREVNALIHPLVEFRLRNFWEKHKRQRVCVAEIPLILEAGWKMDGLILVGVFCPDEQRKQRLLARGWAEQQMAQIESWHWPQADKLRKCHLIIDNSNDLSALEQKVLALSNILKTLRQKRVRHLKKRLDVFYRSASFLEN; encoded by the coding sequence ATGGATAGAGTCAGGAGTCGAGAGTCAGGAGTCAAAGATAAAGGGTCAGAAACAACTCGCGACTCTCAAGTATCAGAATCTAAAGATTCGAATATTTACAAAGAGTTAGCCTTAACTGTTCCGGATAATGCCCATGGCCAGAGGCTGGATGTATTTTTGTTCTCCTTAGGCCTGGAAGGAGGCGTGGCCAGGGCCAAAGTACAGAAGTGGATCAAGCATGGACTGGTCACTATTAATGGAAGGCCTATTACCAAGCCCAGTTTTAAAATCAGCCATGGCCAGGAAATAAGAGTTTTACTGCCTTTCCACGAAGGAGAGAATAAAGCGGACCCAATCTCTGGACAACTTGACGTTGTTTATGAAGACCAGCATATTCTGGTCGTAAACAAACCTGCCGGACTTACGGTCCATCCTGCACCAGGAGAAGAAGGCCCGACCTTGGTCAATTTTTTGGTCTATAATTATCCCCGGTTAGCTCAAAAAGATTCTGATCGTCCGGGCATTGTCCATCGTTTGGATAAAGATACTTCCGGCCTTATGCTTATTGCCTTGACTGAGCAGGCCAGGTTGAAGCTGGTTCAAGATTTCAGCGCCCGTCAAGTACATAAGGAGTACCTTGCTTTGGTTTTTGGGGTACCAGCGGGTGATGAGGGTGAGATTGACTTGCCTATCGGCAGGCATCCGAGACATAAAACCAAAATGGCCGTGGTAAAAAAAGGTGGGCGCACGGCCCTATCCAGATATACGGTGGTTTTAAAAGATAGACTAGGTATGTGGAGTCTTTTGCGGGTGAAAATTTTTACCGGCCGGACCCACCAGATTAGAGTGCATCTATCGCACTTAGGTCATCCAATAATAGGCGATAATGTTTATGGGGGGACAAATTTCAGCTTGTTGGGTGATAGGGGAAAGAGTGCGTCAAGTTTGTTCAAAAGGCAGCTTCTTCATGCCTGGTGTTTAGGCTTTAGCCACCCGGAATCCGGAGAAGAAATGGAATTTACTTGTCCTCCGCCCAAGGATTTCTGGCGCGCTCCTTTGCTCTTGAAGCGGGAGACACAGCGAATAGTGCTTACTGGAAATCCTGGCAGTGGCAAATCAGAAGTGCTTAAATGCTTTAGAAAATTCGGGGTCCCTGTCTTTAGTGCTGATGAAGAGGTTGCCGAGCTGTATCAGCCTGGAGGAGATGGTTGGTTTATTCTCCGACAGAGGTTTGGACAGGAATTTATTGCACCTGAGACAGGAGAAGTGGACAAAAAAAAGTTGTTCGCGGAAATGGTGGCGAGCGATAGCTTTCGCAGAGAAGTTAATGCCCTTATCCATCCCCTGGTTGAATTCAGATTGCGCAACTTCTGGGAGAAACATAAAAGACAAAGAGTATGTGTGGCTGAAATCCCCCTGATATTAGAAGCTGGCTGGAAGATGGATGGTTTGATTTTAGTAGGTGTATTTTGTCCTGACGAGCAGCGTAAGCAAAGGCTGCTTGCCAGAGGATGGGCAGAGCAGCAGATGGCACAGATTGAATCATGGCACTGGCCGCAAGCTGATAAACTGCGTAAGTGTCATTTGATTATAGATAACAGTAATGATTTGTCCGCTCTGGAGCAGAAAGTTTTGGCCCTTAGCAATATTTTAAAGACTTTGCGTCAAAAAAGAGTCCGCCATCTTAAAAAAAGACTGGACGTTTTTTATCGGTCAGCCTCCTTTCTGGAGAACTAA
- a CDS encoding rhomboid family intramembrane serine protease encodes MIPLRDSIPNVHRPVMVWTIIAVNTIAFLFVLELNHFQLVKFFHLFGVVPARFTHPEWARWMGYPDGGYISLITHMFLHSGWLHFLGNMWTLWIFADNIEDVMGPFRFLVFYLLCGLCSLLIHFLFNMDSAVPVVGASGAIAGVMGAYFLLYPHAKVVTFIPIFFVPYIFELPALIFLGFWFLIQIISAISSNVFSSAGGGVAWWGHAGGFLAGMLLLSLFKNEKRCYYCYKQKESDHNFHLK; translated from the coding sequence ATGATTCCCTTAAGAGACAGTATCCCCAATGTGCACCGGCCAGTCATGGTTTGGACCATAATTGCTGTTAATACTATTGCTTTTTTGTTTGTCCTGGAATTAAATCATTTTCAACTGGTGAAATTTTTCCATCTTTTTGGGGTTGTTCCTGCAAGATTTACCCATCCTGAATGGGCCAGGTGGATGGGCTATCCGGATGGCGGTTATATATCTTTGATAACGCACATGTTTTTGCACAGTGGTTGGCTCCATTTTTTGGGTAATATGTGGACATTGTGGATTTTTGCAGACAATATTGAGGACGTAATGGGGCCTTTCAGGTTCCTTGTCTTTTATCTTTTATGTGGTCTTTGTTCCTTGTTGATTCATTTTTTATTTAACATGGACTCCGCCGTGCCAGTTGTCGGGGCTTCGGGAGCCATTGCCGGGGTAATGGGTGCCTATTTTTTACTTTATCCCCACGCAAAGGTAGTGACATTTATTCCAATATTTTTTGTGCCTTATATTTTTGAACTGCCTGCTCTTATTTTTTTGGGTTTTTGGTTTCTTATTCAAATTATATCGGCTATTTCTTCGAATGTTTTTTCTTCTGCAGGTGGGGGAGTGGCCTGGTGGGGCCATGCAGGCGGTTTTTTAGCTGGCATGCTCTTGCTCTCCCTTTTTAAAAATGAGAAAAGATGCTATTATTGTTATAAACAAAAAGAAAGTGATCATAATTTTCATCTAAAATAG
- a CDS encoding ABC transporter ATP-binding protein — protein sequence MLKIEDLHVNVGGKEVLKGIDLHIEDGETFILFGPNGSGKTTLLMTIMGFAGYEVTQGRILFKGKDITDLPTYERARMGIGMSFQRPPTIHGLKTRDLVRLCARDREIDVEDLARKVNFENFLDRDINDGFSGGEIKRSELLQLMAQEPDLVLFDEPESGVDLENMALIGKIAKALLDGSLEPSPAVCMKDLKAQKKTSGLIITHTGYILDYVNADRGKVMFQGRLCCEGRPRDILDHISKYGYKECVRCLS from the coding sequence ATGCTAAAAATTGAAGACCTGCATGTTAATGTAGGAGGAAAAGAGGTCTTGAAGGGGATAGATCTCCATATTGAAGATGGAGAGACCTTTATTTTGTTTGGCCCCAATGGTTCTGGCAAAACAACTTTGCTTATGACTATTATGGGTTTTGCCGGGTATGAGGTGACGCAAGGCAGAATTTTATTCAAGGGTAAGGATATAACCGATTTGCCCACTTATGAAAGGGCCAGAATGGGGATTGGCATGTCCTTTCAGCGCCCACCGACCATCCATGGCTTAAAGACCAGAGATTTGGTTCGGTTGTGTGCCCGGGACAGGGAAATAGATGTAGAAGATTTGGCCAGGAAGGTCAATTTTGAAAATTTTTTAGACAGAGATATAAATGATGGTTTCTCAGGGGGTGAAATAAAGCGTTCGGAGTTGCTGCAACTCATGGCCCAGGAACCTGATTTGGTTCTTTTTGATGAGCCAGAGTCAGGAGTGGATTTGGAAAACATGGCCCTGATTGGCAAGATAGCCAAGGCTCTTTTGGATGGTTCCTTGGAGCCCAGCCCTGCGGTTTGTATGAAAGACCTGAAAGCGCAGAAAAAGACTTCCGGGCTGATTATTACTCATACCGGATATATTTTGGACTATGTTAATGCTGACAGGGGGAAGGTCATGTTTCAGGGGCGACTTTGTTGCGAAGGCCGGCCTAGAGATATTTTGGATCATATCAGTAAATATGGTTACAAGGAGTGCGTCAGATGTCTGAGTTAA
- a CDS encoding SufB/SufD family protein, with protein sequence MLPDLRQLDSEDRAELLMAGVDVEEEQRSGTYLQIDHSSVHCSSRRQGVEVLSIQKALEKYDGLPEYYWQAVDKDKDEFTRAAAEKLHGGYFIRTEKGAKIEEPVQSCLFIKGQDVAQSVHNIIVVEEDSEVHIITGCATSHKVRSALHLGISEFFIKKGGKLTFTMIHNWGDEVTVRPRTVGIVEEGGVFVSNYILLKPVKSVQSFPAIFLNGRGAVARFNSILVAPQGTHINSGNKIVLNAPETRGEIISRAITTGGTIIAPGVIEGNAVPVRGHLECKGLILNDGVIHAIPELKGTKSGVELSHEAAVGKIAQEEIEYLMARGLDEDEATSTIVRGFLNVDIMGLPKELKESIDKTIAESEKDMF encoded by the coding sequence ATGCTTCCCGATTTACGTCAGCTTGACTCTGAGGATCGGGCTGAGTTGCTCATGGCTGGAGTGGATGTAGAAGAGGAGCAAAGGAGCGGGACTTATCTTCAGATTGATCATAGTAGTGTGCATTGCAGCTCTCGCCGCCAGGGCGTGGAAGTGTTGAGTATTCAGAAGGCCCTGGAGAAATACGATGGTCTGCCAGAATATTATTGGCAGGCAGTGGATAAAGACAAGGATGAGTTTACAAGGGCTGCAGCAGAAAAGCTTCACGGCGGGTATTTTATTCGCACTGAAAAAGGGGCGAAAATAGAGGAACCAGTGCAGTCCTGCCTGTTTATCAAGGGGCAAGACGTAGCCCAAAGTGTGCACAATATCATCGTAGTGGAAGAAGATTCAGAAGTACACATTATCACTGGTTGCGCTACGTCACATAAAGTTCGTTCTGCCCTGCACTTGGGTATTTCTGAGTTTTTCATCAAAAAGGGCGGTAAATTGACCTTCACCATGATTCACAATTGGGGAGATGAGGTCACTGTCAGACCCAGGACCGTAGGTATTGTTGAAGAAGGTGGGGTGTTTGTAAGCAACTATATTTTGTTGAAGCCGGTCAAGTCTGTGCAGTCATTCCCGGCCATTTTTCTTAATGGCAGGGGTGCAGTGGCTAGATTTAACTCTATTTTGGTCGCGCCTCAAGGAACGCACATTAATTCAGGAAACAAGATTGTGCTCAATGCGCCTGAGACCAGAGGGGAGATTATATCCCGGGCCATTACAACCGGAGGGACAATTATTGCTCCGGGAGTAATTGAGGGCAATGCAGTGCCTGTGCGGGGTCATTTAGAATGTAAGGGTTTGATTTTAAACGATGGTGTAATTCACGCTATTCCGGAACTTAAGGGAACCAAGTCCGGAGTTGAGCTCTCTCATGAGGCGGCTGTGGGCAAGATTGCCCAGGAAGAGATAGAGTACTTGATGGCCAGGGGACTGGACGAGGATGAAGCTACTTCCACTATTGTCCGCGGTTTTCTCAACGTGGATATTATGGGCCTGCCCAAAGAACTCAAGGAGAGCATAGATAAGACTATAGCTGAAAGTGAGAAAGATATGTTTTAG